The Ictidomys tridecemlineatus isolate mIctTri1 chromosome 1, mIctTri1.hap1, whole genome shotgun sequence DNA window ACCCTTAGCATGGCCTAACAAAGAAGGACACGGTCATTGGtacccaagaaaaacaaattgccGGTGGATAGGGGACAGCTTGTGATGCGACTCATCACTTCTTTGAAGGCGTGTTATCAAGTGACTGGGCAGAACTCCGCCTGCAGGAGCCTGATTATGGGCTATGGACGGGGCACATTCAGAGAGAGGAGAAGCAATCCAGGGCCCAGTGATGGCGTCTGACTTGGGAGGAAAACAGGTGTGGGGTCCAGGGTAGCACCTGGTAGCCATTTTGTAGTCTCAGGAGGGCCCTGCGGTACTGGACTTACTCGAGGGGACAGTGGTTGTGAACCGGGACCTCAGCACACAGGGAGTGCTCTGCTGGCGTGCACAGAAGCTTAGGACTTGCCGTTTTCTGGTCCTCACCTTGGCTTGTAAGCAGAAAGAAATTGGGTCAGCACCAGATGCACTTCACATTCTGTCTCCCTCTCAGCATTGAACTATTTTAGCCACCTTCCCCCTGGGAAGGGTCACCTTGTCCAAGTGATGGTGGCCAATGTCTCAATGAAAACGGATCTTGAGTCTTTCTGTATGGCCGCGAGATGCCTTTGCTGACCTTTGCCCAAGAGGCCAAAGCAGCTGCGTCAGGCACCTGTAGCTGAGCCTCGGCCTTGCTTCCTCCATCACCAACTCCACCCTCCACAACTGTGTCTTCCCGGGTGCCAAGTGCCCTCCCTTCTCCTAATCTCACACTTCCTCCTCTAGTACCTTTGCTCCTGGCCTCCACCTCCACCCAGTTGATTCCCTCGGTGCATCTGTTGCTCCAGTCCTGACATCCTCTCTCCTCCACAGCACTGAGCAGAGTGAAGAATGGATCTGGGTTTTGGACTCCTGGCTGGGAGCTCTGGAGAGGTGGCCACCAAAGGAATCTCGCCTGTCAGATAGTAGGAAGTTGACTGCCAGCCTCCCATTCTGACCTCTCCAGGGATGGGCCAGCCACTCTTGGCCATGCCAGATTTAGCTTCCTGTTCCACAGATGATCTTGATGGAACAGAAAAATTTTGAGTTGATTATAAGCCTCTTCTATATCCTTCAGAATTTGCTGGGGTTTTTGCAACTGACTTCAGGATTTTGAGTACAAGGATAACATTCGTGAGCAATGGGCAATAAAAGTCCAAGTCTTTGCTCAGAATTGAGGGTAACTGGGCTGTTTGGAGTGGACAGTCTCAGCTGAAACTTCACATGTTTATGTGTAATTTCATGCAGACAAACCCAAGCCAAAGGGAAGTCAGAATTAGGAAAAGCCGGACGTGGCTGTGATGGCTGTGGGGCTGACGAGAAACTGCTAACGTCCACGTGGAGCCACTGTAGGGTTTATAAGAACATAATGGATGGAGACGAAAAAACCCTTGGTGGCCGTGAAGGCCCTGATGCCGTGTATGTCAAGTCGATGTCTTCTGATGGTCATGAATGTATTGTAAAAAGAGAACACGCACTAACCTCAGGAACAATAAAAACCATGGCGAGAGGCCCAGGTCAGTTTGCTGAAAATGAAACTAATGAGGTCCGTTTTAGAGAGATCCCTTCACATGTGCTATCAAAAGTATGCATGTATTTTACCTACAAGGTTCGCTACACTAACAGCTCCACCGGGATTCCCGAGTTCCCAATTGCACCTGAAACTGCACTGGAACTGTTGAAGGCTTTGAACTTCCTagattgttaaataaaattaattataataaaccGTTAATTTTTTCAGCATTTAATACTTGTAATTCAgttagtaatttttttcacatatagcATGTTGCCTGTATGAAATTGAACTACACATTTAATTGCAAAGcagattttcttctgttcttttgcaTAGCAAAGTTGAAATTTGTTTACTACATCAACAAATTAAGGACATTTTCACAAACTGAGAAATAAACAATTATGCCAACTTGTAGTTGGTTTTACTTATCCTATGGATGTGACTTTTCAAATTAGAACAATGATAATTCAATAAATGCTAAAATACAGGCATAAACAAACATGTTCTACAGGTAAATAATGGGGCtatataattttttgtgtgttttttaaaaagcttattctGATCTATAGCCACTGCTAGCATTACTAGAGTTATACAAATAATTACATCATAAACAGATTTATAACTTAGCCAAAAGttgatttttataattcaaaGAATGAGAATTGAAatttcttatgtctttttttgATAAACCAC harbors:
- the LOC120885624 gene encoding elongin-C; this encodes MDGDEKTLGGREGPDAVYVKSMSSDGHECIVKREHALTSGTIKTMARGPGQFAENETNEVRFREIPSHVLSKVCMYFTYKVRYTNSSTGIPEFPIAPETALELLKALNFLDC